The DNA segment CTTTCTAGCTTAGTAGTACACTCAACTTGTCATGATGAGTTGCATCAAGCACATCTTTATGTTTTGGAGAATGATGTTAACGTTGACCCTTATATCGAGTAATTTCTCTTACTTATTGATATTTTATTGCATTGTTCTTATGTTCTACTAGTTAAGTAATAATAGTCTAATAGTTAACTTATTCATGATCATTTCATTAGGGAGCACATGGAGTTTTTGAACTCAAGCTTTTCTAATAAAGATAAGTCCAAAAAATGGTTACAAGATGATCATAACCGGACATTTATTGTCTGGTTACGTGATCGTGTGCGAGCAGTTGGAAATTCAACTTGTCAAATATCAGAAAGATTGAAGTGGATAGCGCGTGGACCTAGTAGTCAAGTGTTAAAGTACTCTAGTTATTTGATTGATGGAGTTACTTATCATATAAAAGAGCGCGATGATACACGAGCTGTTCAAAACTCTGGAGTAAGCTTAGTTGCAAAAACAATGCATGTTGCTAGTGCAAAGGACAAAAATCCGATTGTGTCGGACATGACTTTTTATGGAGTTATTCAAGAAATTTGGGAACTCGATTATCACAATTTTCCAGTTCCAATGTTTAAATGTAATTGGGTTGATAATAATAACGATATTAAAGTTGATGAACTTggtttcacgttggtaaacCTCAACAGAATTGGATTAAAATCTGactcttttattttgggtaGACAAGCAAAGTAGGTATTCAACATTGAAGATCCTCAAGATCCTAGATGACATGTTGTACTTGCCACTCCTACTAGGGATTACATGGAAAACATTGAAGACATCACACCTTTTTATGAGCTGGAGCCAATATCTGCCAATTGTGTGCTTGTTTACATGTGGTAAGTTTTAGATTAATTCAAACTTTTTCCTTTGATTTGTTTAACACAGTAACGTTATTTTTGCTTGAATGGAAGGTTTCTCTTCAAAAAGatgaaaaaggaaaacaaaGTCGATAAATTCAGATTTGTGAATCCACAAACCCTCCCAGTAATGCCATATGTATTTAAACTTGACAAAAATGAAAAAACTGCATACTTGAATGGCTGGGCAAGTGCTTTGGCTGAACGGCTGAGTGGTACAACAAGAAATCAACTAGTTTTGGCACCACACAATGTTGGGTAAATAAGTACAACAATATCATTAAtattagattttttaaaaaatgttgcgAAATTTATGCATTGaatatttgttttgtttgtagttGTCATTGGATTCTGACTGTCATCGACCCTTATGTGGAGGTGATTTATTTGTTGGATTCACTTAATCATCGCAACCGTCATGAGGACTGGAAATATGTGATGGATATGTGAGTAAATattctttttttaattaagCATTTAATTTATTACTCATATGTCGATTCTTGTTGTACAAAGAAGTTTGAAATTGTTCAATTCGACCAAGGAAAGGAAAGGGAAAAAGAAGCCTACATGGGAAGTGATAAaggtatataatatatataatagtgATATTTTGTTGGTTTATGTCTTTTATGACCGAGTAGAGTTTGAAATCAAATCTTAGAATGATTTTGAACCAAGCCCAGAATTTTCCGTACGGGGTCATGGTATATTCTGCTACACCAAAACTTGTTTTTTATGGATAAACATCTAGTTTGAAGTGCTTTAGTTTGGGTAAAACTATGTCCATCTCTGTTCTACTGAGATAAAATTATCTGTTTTCTTTTTTAGTTTGcatttgggtttattttttatttttattgtaaattttcaattttttcaagTCACTACTTCCCCTGATAGGGTTTTTCTTACccgtaaaataattttttttatgtgaaaTAGCTAATGCCCGCTGATTTTTTGGGGTGAGCATatcattatttatatttatgaaaagcttttatgtttattttctgGTGATTTTACATCTCTACTTTATCTTTCACTTGTAATGTGATGAATCCGTGTTTTTCTCCGTTAAGTTTTAAAATGCATGACCTTGTCTGCTATCTCTAAAGTAGCTTTATCATGTTTTCATTAGAACAGTTTAGTACGATATCAATGGCCCAAGATACTACTGCATCATTGACAATTTTTTGTTAAACATAGGGTCCTCGACAACCTGATGCAAAACAATGTGGGTTTTATGTGATGAAATTTATGAGAGAAATTGTTGAAGGAAATGCTACCAGCGAGAAGGATTCACTTTTGTCAATGTTAATATTTAACATATTctgaattttctcaaataattttctttatttcaatTGCTTCTTCATTAATGATTTTTACTACCTAATATAATTTGGGTTTGTTAACAGTTCAACAAAACAATTTACTCTAAAGAAGAAATTGATGAAGTGCGATCCGAATGGGCAGAATGCGTACTAGACTACATTCATGACTAGGTATTTGGCTCTCCTTCATCGACTTCATAACCTATTAGAAGCCTCCCAAATGTTCTCAATGCATCTTTTATAACGGTGATAATTTTAGTACGAAAAGATTGCTAAAACGAACTCAAAAGTATCAAGAAGAATCACATAGTAAATTACCTTTTTCTGGTCTTTCATCCATGAGCTAAAATATCTATTCGCATGCCCCTGGAGCTACGAAGTCTAAAACTTTAGGTTTTACCAATCCGTTATAATAAACAGGTGATTTGGAAATTCATTTGGTGACAACCATCTGATTTGCTTGCAAATGGACCTGTAAATCGTAATCATCTGCTGATAATGCTGCCAAATGGTGTAATTTTTGTAACTTTTGAACCCAATTGCAATTGCCTAATTAATTCATAGAAAAGAGGACCAATTGATGAAAACATGTAGTTATTATACGCTTGAAAGTTGTTTGGTGAGGTGTTATTTTCGTGAAAGTGATATATAATTGATTAATTTCAATTTTCTTGATTGACTTCTTCAATTAGACAGAGTATCGTGAAAATCAgttattgaatatttttgatatatcatatatatagacCCAGATTCAATGAAATTTTGTTTATCCCAATATCTTCGATCCTCAAAAAGTTTTATAATCAACGTTTTGAATATTTCTGACTGAACACATATAATTTCTCAAATCACCATCTTCCCTAATAATTTTCTCCTGTTTTCACTCAGAGTTCGTCGTGTTTACACATTTTAATGCAGTATTTTCAGTTCGATCAGTATTGTGGGCCGTACTAATTTGTATGATTAATTAAGcattcactacaacaaaaatgctcAATCACAACacctaaaagacaacgctttttgtaaaaagcgttttctttttttatattACAACGCTTTTActgaaaagcgttgtctttatatattttatattcataaaaagacaacgttttttttaaaaagcattGTCTATAAACGTTTTTTTAAGacaaagacaacactttttaaaagcgttgtctatgagcgtttttttaatgtacaacaacactttttaataattatttttaataagccttgtagataaatattttttttattaatttaaaataaaacttaaaataattctattatttttttttgttattttaaccCCTTCACGTCTGAAGAAAAAATCCCAAAATCCACAAACCCTTGGTCGCGATTTCTCCCTTTCCCTTTTGCTCTCTTTCGATTCCAACTTTCTGTTTTTCCATCATCGTCGATTTTTGCTGCTGGGGTACTTGGCGACTCCGGCGACGAGCTTATTCGTAGAATTTTGGGATTTACCTTGCTCGGGTACTTGGCGACTCCGGCGACAAGGCAGTGGCAAGGTCGGCCGCTTGTGCCTTCAATATCAAGAATAGAAACAAGAATTAAGGGTCTGATACCAAAGGATAAAGAAGCAGTGTCAGTAAGGTCGGTCGCTTGATTGGCAGCCCACAGGCCGCGCACTTGTTTAAGATGACAAAGGGGTGTTCTGAGGTAAAAAATTTTCAGAGTGGAGAAATGTAATTCACCTATGTTATTATATTGTTCTATTTTCGCACTTTCTTTAGGTTCGATGGATTGTGTGTCGGGTCCAGGTAAGCTTAGTTTTGACTTTCAGGAACTGACATGTTTTAGGTTCGATGGATTGTTCTATTTAGGTTCAAGAAATCGTAGGTGCTCGGGATCTGCTCGCCCATTGATGATTAATACGTATTATATATAATGAGAGACAGAGAGAAAAAGAGACAATGAATGAATGAGTGAAGAAGTATAGacgatatatttatataaactaTAAAGAGAATGAAGAGATGTCGCTAGGTAGCTGTACGTGCATGAAGGATCGGAGATGATGGATTGGATACTAACAAACACATGTAGTGCTACTAGCAGTAGTGGTAGTGGGGACGAGTTTAAGGAGGATATTCCTTCTCCTATTACCTTTGATTGCCAAGTGAACCCACTTTTACATTTTACATTGTAGGAGTGAAGTCTTGATTCTTGAATAATGAAATGGATTACGTTCTTAGCATATCTTATCATATGTAGTCAATTGGCCGCAACTAACATGATGCATTTGCGCCCTTGAAGGTTGTAAGATTTTTCCTTCTACTTCGCTAAGGTCGTATTTGGACTGAATGATTTGAAAGGAGTGGATTCCAAATTCCTCACTCAAATCCCTAATATATTTTTTGGTAGAACATTGAACTAGGTATTTCAAATTGAGAGTCATGATTTAACAAAAACAAAGTTGTTTATATTTTGGCTGGTTAAAATTCCTCATGTATTTTAACTATATATGCTTGTGTTTTCCATTAGTTTCTTCTTGCCGTGAACTTTACATTTAATACCTAACACCTCATATGTAAAATGAAGATTATACTTTACAGGTCTGTTCAGTTTAATGTTCTTTTGTGCTTCCTGTTCTAGGCTACAGGAAGTATTCTTATATCTGATTGATTTGGAGCTCAGGCTCTCCAATAAGTGGGTTCAAATCAATGATGAAGAGGTTGTGCTTGGACAATATGTTGGCCGCAAATATGATCCAACTGTTCCAAGTGAACCCACTTTTACCTTTTACATTCTTGAATAATGCAGGTGTGCCCTTTATACTGAAGGCTGGGATAGCTCTAAATTCAAGAATTAATGACAGAAATACATGTTCAATTCGAGGCTGGGATACCAACTGAGCCTTTTATATGTAGGCCAACAAACTATTTGATTGGTTACACAATCAATTTTCATTCTCGCTATCGATTCTTAtactaaatttttttgatatttcAATCTTCAGAACTTTTCCACTTATGTTTTGGTTTCAGaaaattagttaattaaaaattaattgttCCATGGTAAGATAACTGTTCCACAATATTCTGATACTTTATTCACACGCATCTGATCATTCTTGTTTCCTTCTCTCCCAAATACATTTTGGAAATATGTTATTATCTGATCAttcttttttcttgtagtgattgaAATTATTTTGTGGTAATTCTATTCTATATATATTGTGTTGTGATGTTGTGATATATATGAggaataaattgaataatataTGCGTATCTGCTTCCCTGATTTTAGTGGCTTAAAATCATTTCTTAAATGCGTTTGTTTTACAGAGAAGGGTAATCGAATCTTATTTCCTTTCATTCTCAAATGCATTTATGTATTTTTCTAGTTAAAAATGCAAAGTGCCAAATGCAATTtattatatgaatttttcaattaTCTACATGTGTCCTCTGTGTCTTAGCTTGCTTTTATTTGTACATAatgattgttttttttaacaGGACTATGATTGTCTGTTCTCTGGAATACATCCAATAGTTCATTCAAAACTTGTAGCTTTCCAAAAAGAGCTTGTAACTACACAAGTCTTTATATTGCATTTTCATCGTTTATTTGTAGTTAGAGTCCATACTTTTGGGGCAACAGTTCTTATTTGGCATATGTGTGGGGATTACTTCATTGGTTGTCATAGTTTGATGCAGGATATATATAATCGACAATCCAACACTGGAAATTTCTATTTTCGCACAATATTTCAGAGTGACTGTTATTTCTCATTAAGCAGTTTATTAACATTAATTTACATAAAATTGCAGATCGACATTAATTTATTTGGTGATGCTTGAGTTTGTAAAATTTATGTTTAACACCAGAGATACATTTTCTtttcattatatttttgatGTGACCATTTTtaccttattttctaatttGATATGTCGACTCATTTATTTTAGCAGTTTGTTAGTTTACcgatttttaataaattatataacaggttattttgtatgtgtatttTCTCCCAGGCTGTTGAGAATGATCCTGAGTATTGGGAAGCAATGTCCTCAGCTTCAGCAGTTGGTTGGCTTGATGTTGTTGTATGCTCATTTCCGTGAATTTATCTGTTTGTATTTTTAAGTATGTTGCATTCTATATTGAATTCACTTCGTGCAAGTTAAATTATTGTGCATGCATGGATCTTATTTGTTCGATCATCTAGGTAGACGTGAGGTCAGTATTGGTGTCAATGGGTCAAATGGATTACCTTATTGATGTTTCTCCTTTCTCGGTCTGATTCCATGTAcaatatttcattattttgaATGATTTAAGAAGCataatttaccattttcatatcgaaattaaataattacacCTATAATGATGAAGGAAAATCTATTTAATTTGTCTCTTGATGTTTGTTTATTAGTTATTTGACTTTAACCATTGCTGGAAATAATTATCTGAATCTCTTGCATCTATCTCAAACAGATAGAAAATGAACTTGTAGAAGCCGTTGTTGTTCTTATATCTCAGATGCCACGCTTGCGGTCTGATGTATCAGTCAAAAAATTGGGTGAGTTCTACAATACCAAATCAGAGTTCATGAAGGTAAAATGGAGTCCTGGTACATCTTGCATCTATTAGAAAATCATAAGCTCTACTTTTCTTGATAAAGTTAATCTGTTAGGCATGGGAAAAATGGCGAGCTCAAATTACTAAATTGGATTGCAGTGCATTCTGGCTTGAATGTGATCACCAACAAACTAGAGATGGACTTAAAAATATGCTTCAAATCAAGTTGGAAAATGCTAGCATTCTCTCCAATGTGACATTTCACTGGATAGAACTTTACATATCTCGCTTTCTCTACATCAGACCATTTACAGTGGTATGAGTGACAATTTTGATTCTTTTGTAGATTAAGTTTATCTTTCTTGATAAGTATAATAGCACAGGATTATCCTTCAGTTTGTTTGTGCGTTCAGAATATTTGCTCTGTTTGCAGGGTTTAGAAAGCATCTATAGCCTTGCTCAGAAATGCATGCAATTGAAACCAATTTCCAATCGTCACAAGTTGATGGGACTCATGATTGGAATTCTAGAAGaaaatactaaagtaagatATATGAGCTAAGATATTGACTGCAACATTTTTTGATTGTTGGCCTCTCGCCTAGCTGGGAATGACTAGTTTAATTATTCATGTTATTCTTGGTGAACGCTCAAGATCATTTGGTCCTTGGTGAGAGCCATACCTTTCTAGGTTCTAATTGTTCAactattttttttctatttgaaAATCCTTTTTAGGATAACACGTCTTTCTTTATATGACTTGATGGTGGTTGATCATCTTTTATATGTCTCAAGtaattgttttcttgatgtgcgagtggattttatttatattatgctATTTGGAGAGTAATTAATATGATAATGGTTATGGAATTGGCATCCAGAATTTCAGAATTTGCGTCATATGATGCAATCTTGTGTTTTTTACCAATAGGATGATAACCCATGCTATAGAGATGCTGACAGCTGGAAGTGCACAAGTAGAAATACTAATGCGTGAACAGCAGCCAAAATTTGGAGGAATTTGTATGGAAGAGCTACATCGACTCACTTATTCCCAAATTCTATCTTCTCATGCCTTGACATGGAATGTAAGTAGCCACTGTGTGATTTTTCTTTGGAGAATTTTCAAGGACACGTGAAGGATTTTCTAACTGTGAAAACAATCATATCATAAAGTTTGGTTGGGGTCGAAATTAGTCGAGTagtaaatttatataaaataaataaattcgattatggGATATGATAGAGAAAAATATGTTTATGTTTTATAAACACAAATACAaaattatataatgataaaGTAATTATTTATAACAATTAGGTTTGaacaaatgaaatttttttatttttctggttTTGGTTTTCTTTTGTACAGATTGTGCATCGATTTGCTGTCATGATTTGTTTAAATTCTGCCAAATATTCGGTAAGGCTCAATATATTTATGCGCATTCTTTTTAATGATATTCATGATATTATGTTTTCAGCATCTTAATTAGCTACCAAAGTATAATGGTTCTAGTTTTACTGCATTGATGTTATCCTTGTATAAAGTATGTCTATGCACCCTTGAATTATGATTTCCCACTgaagttttaatttttatgctttagaattttgatgatttaaaattttttcgtGAATATATATACTCTGAATTATGCGTTTGAAGAAGGATGTATTCATAAATTTGGTCCATGCCTATAAACAGAAACTACTTTGAATTTGAGTTTAAATAAATGAGTAAGAAAGTCATGATTGTTAAATCTAGTATCTGGAATGAACCTATTTCCGCATTCCTTAATTAATGGATCACAACTTGATAATTCCAATCGCTTAGTGATAATTTCGTAATTCGTACTTCATTTGATAATTTCAATCGCTTAGTGATAATTTCGTCATTCGTAGTTCATTTGATAATTCCAATCGCTTAGTGATAATTTCGTCATTCGTAGTTCATGTTCTTTTACTGATAAATatgtttttaagtttaatttttattttaatctattcatatttgttttatgttttttttttttttaataatttacagtatgatacaaattaaagaaaaagagATTGTTGCGGCTTTTATGAAAGCTCGGGATGCTAACATGTGCTGAAGTGAGAAATCAAAGTTTTTCAAGATTAATGCATATTTTTTTCCTAGTGTTCATTAATttagaatttgattatttttatatttgaatgatatataatattggaagattgtatattaaatttaattttagaaatttttgaattttgagtgatttataatattgaaaatttgtgatttaaattttttttgttttttatttaaaaaaaataacgcTTTTTTATGTGTCGTCTTTACTAGAAACGACAATGCTTTTTATGAAACGACGacgctttttatgcgttgttTTTACCAGAAATGACAACGCTTTTAATGCGTTGTCTTTACGCGTTGTATTTTTCAGAAACGACAACGTTTTTTATTGCATTGTCTTTGACCAAAACGACAATGCTTTTTTCGCGTTTTTTTTGACCgcggtcttttacaacacttcctacgacaacgctttttttggGACAACTACAACACGAAAAAGGGTTGTTGTttgccttttttcttgtagtgattgtTTCGACTTCCGAGTCCTTGTGGCTTGTAAGACACATCCTCAAGTTGAGTTCATGTTTGGTTATCCAATTGGTCGTGTTTCTATGAGGCATTCACGCTATTATACATCCTGCATTCTCTATGTATTGCACCTTGTTAACAATTGTTATCTATGGCAACCTTTTATGCCATATCGTTTTTAGTCTATATGTGGCGGTGATGTGCTACATTGAAGTGTAGttgcatcttttctatttttTGCAATGCAAGTAATTGATTTGTCATTCAATTAGCTTCTTTAGTTTCATTGTTCTTGTACGATTAATTATTGTAAACATAGAATTTATTATCGATAAGATTTATTCGATCTTTTTTAGTGTTCTCTTGTAGGTACATAACTCAAGGGCAATATTCATGAGGATTTGGTTCTTTTGACGCAAGGAGTGAGCTTTTGAACATAATTTCTAGATGACATGTTATTTAtggggctaattgcattcacaccccctgtgaaaagtctaaaagacataaaaccccctaagaaatattaataggctaatgcatccctcagttttttaaaatgtagcacatttcacccctatgttatacaaactcggccacatttataccctctcataggggtttttatgctaatttttttaaaacatagggtctaacatgctatttgtagtagcccgtacccgaaatcagtaattaagaaattaatcattattacttgggaagagttcggaagctccgaataggatcggaagcttcgatgcaGAATCGGAAGccccgatggtattacgtcaggcatgacgtgtggttggatcggaagctccgatcaggatcggaagctccgatcacccctatccgaagtcaacaagtgatattttaacatgtggcagatcaggatcttcggaagctccaatggcaggatcagacgtttcgatcgaggttcggacgttccgatcgaggatcggagacaccgatcattgtctataaatagaaggccgagaattcactttcaattgccaattccggatttcctctctactctagtcgtattcgagttgttctagcctttcaaggcttgacccgggagtcgtcgaggcgttcaatagtcgtagcggagttgtgcccaagttctggaggcatcgacatcaaagggctaacgatggacgaatgtataacttttgcttcctataaatatttaaaagtatgcaatagcttagttaagacttttagagcgctataatgatagtagtatcatttggcaatgtagagcagactataggcgttgACCTAGAGTtgatagagcttgcactgatttgaggtacggaagtactgttcgagatatcctgactgagtatgcatgtattatgtgactgcatggtttatatgtcattgatttatgctgcattcatttgcatactgagctatctccttcgagatgtctgttagtagggtttttccctatcctgttagtggttgaacttccatcgatttgggtccggtatatccactggtattatggtatgggagccacctcctaaagcgacggcacaacgtgctacataacagggcccggtctgtctctgttatctgatccttgacctcgagtttatagggagttcactttgcatgcatgaatactcatactctcgtactgagcgttttatgctcacgtctcgtactctgtgtttctggacaccctatttccatggggaaggtttgcgactggatgaggcgggtggatccaagaggggctaggcagttgttggccagatggagcttcgcctaggttttattctgttgttattagattgattcagctgttcgatctggttgtataatatttggatatttacagattccttgctttgg comes from the Henckelia pumila isolate YLH828 chromosome 1, ASM3356847v2, whole genome shotgun sequence genome and includes:
- the LOC140875585 gene encoding nuclear pore complex protein NUP85-like isoform X1, giving the protein MFNSRLGYQLSLLYAVENDPEYWEAMSSASAVGWLDVVIENELVEAVVVLISQMPRLRSDVSVKKLGEFYNTKSEFMKAWEKWRAQITKLDCSAFWLECDHQQTRDGLKNMLQIKLENASILSNVTFHWIELYISRFLYIRPFTVGLESIYSLAQKCMQLKPISNRHKLMGLMIGILEENTKDDNPCYRDADSWKCTSRNTNA
- the LOC140875585 gene encoding nuclear pore complex protein NUP85-like isoform X3 — its product is MFNSRLGYQLSLLYAVENDPEYWEAMSSASAVGWLDVVMPRLRSDVSVKKLGEFYNTKSEFMKAWEKWRAQITKLDCSAFWLECDHQQTRDGLKNMLQIKLENASILSNVTFHWIELYISRFLYIRPFTVGLESIYSLAQKCMQLKPISNRHKLMGLMIGILEENTKDDNPCYRDADSWKCTSRNTNA
- the LOC140875585 gene encoding nuclear pore complex protein NUP85-like isoform X2, which translates into the protein MTKGCSEAVENDPEYWEAMSSASAVGWLDVVIENELVEAVVVLISQMPRLRSDVSVKKLGEFYNTKSEFMKAWEKWRAQITKLDCSAFWLECDHQQTRDGLKNMLQIKLENASILSNVTFHWIELYISRFLYIRPFTVGLESIYSLAQKCMQLKPISNRHKLMGLMIGILEENTKDDNPCYRDADSWKCTSRNTNA